The Mesorhizobium loti genome includes a region encoding these proteins:
- a CDS encoding AI-2E family transporter — protein MAKAPIRTPDKEAAVIETAAADIVASETFRRQIFFWLAGAALLALFLYVFSDILLPFVAGMVLAYFLDPVADRLERLGLSRIMATVVILITFLVVLVLAFVILIPVLATQMADFAAKLPEYLTKLQGLLTSFDPKWLEQKFGVNANGLRDGLSSLLSSGFSLITTVFTSLWSSGVALVSVVSLFVVTPVVAFYMLLDWDRMVAVIDSWVPRDNVATVRGIAKDINTATAGFVRGQGTLCLVLGAIYATGLTLTGLNFGILIGLFAGLISFIPYVGSLTGLVLAVGVAFVQFWPDWTMIVAVAVVFFIGQFIEGNILQPRLVGKSVGLHPVWLMFSLFAFGALFGFVGLLIAVPASAAVAVLVRFAIARYLESPLYKGHGAAPAPPLPADRGGGHRTQSRR, from the coding sequence ATGGCGAAGGCTCCAATCCGGACACCTGACAAAGAGGCGGCGGTCATAGAGACTGCGGCCGCCGACATCGTTGCGTCCGAAACCTTTCGCCGACAGATCTTCTTCTGGCTGGCCGGCGCTGCCTTGCTGGCGCTTTTCCTCTATGTTTTCAGTGACATCCTGCTGCCCTTCGTTGCCGGCATGGTGCTTGCCTATTTCCTCGATCCGGTCGCCGACCGGCTGGAGCGGCTCGGCCTGTCGCGCATCATGGCGACGGTGGTCATTCTCATCACCTTTCTCGTCGTGCTGGTGCTGGCCTTCGTCATCCTCATTCCGGTGCTGGCCACGCAGATGGCCGATTTCGCGGCCAAGCTGCCGGAATATCTGACCAAGCTGCAAGGCCTGCTCACCTCCTTCGATCCGAAATGGCTGGAGCAGAAATTCGGCGTCAACGCCAATGGATTGCGCGACGGCTTGAGTTCGCTGCTGTCGTCCGGTTTCAGCCTCATCACCACCGTCTTCACCTCGCTGTGGAGCTCCGGCGTGGCGCTGGTCTCGGTGGTCAGTCTGTTCGTGGTGACGCCGGTGGTCGCCTTCTACATGCTGCTCGACTGGGACCGCATGGTGGCGGTGATCGACAGCTGGGTGCCGCGCGACAACGTCGCGACGGTGCGCGGTATCGCCAAGGACATCAACACCGCCACCGCCGGTTTCGTGCGCGGCCAGGGCACGCTGTGCCTGGTGCTGGGCGCAATTTATGCCACTGGGCTGACGCTGACCGGGCTGAATTTCGGCATCCTCATCGGCCTGTTCGCCGGGCTGATTTCCTTCATTCCCTATGTCGGCTCGCTGACCGGGCTGGTGCTGGCCGTTGGCGTCGCCTTCGTCCAGTTCTGGCCGGACTGGACCATGATCGTCGCCGTCGCGGTCGTGTTCTTCATTGGCCAGTTCATCGAGGGCAACATCCTGCAGCCGCGGCTGGTCGGCAAAAGCGTCGGCCTGCACCCGGTATGGCTGATGTTTTCGCTGTTTGCCTTCGGCGCGCTGTTCGGCTTCGTCGGCTTGTTGATCGCGGTGCCGGCTTCGGCTGCCGTTGCCGTGCTGGTGCGGTTTGCAATCGCCCGCTATCTCGAATCGCCGCTCTACAAGGGCCACGGCGCGGCACCCGCGCCGCCGCTGCCGGCCGATCGCGGCGGCGGCCACCGCACGCAATCGCGTCGCTGA
- a CDS encoding CDP-alcohol phosphatidyltransferase family protein — MTVPNLITLLRLLLVPAVVLAMLQARWDWAFAGFLIAGISDGVDGFIARRFNQQSRLGAYLDPMADKLLLVSVFVVMGFIGQLPLWLVVTMVSRDALIVCAVVLSTVMAHPVEMKPLFVSKANTAIQIVLAATVLGELALVVHLDPLRPALILLSGVLTVASAAAYLVAWLRHMSGYGEGSNPDT; from the coding sequence TTGACCGTCCCCAACCTGATCACCCTCCTGCGCCTTCTTCTGGTGCCGGCGGTGGTGCTGGCGATGCTGCAGGCGCGCTGGGACTGGGCCTTTGCCGGGTTCCTCATCGCCGGCATTTCCGACGGCGTCGACGGGTTCATCGCCCGCCGCTTCAACCAGCAGTCCAGGCTCGGCGCCTATCTCGACCCGATGGCCGACAAGCTGCTGCTGGTTTCGGTGTTCGTGGTCATGGGCTTCATCGGACAGTTGCCGCTGTGGCTGGTCGTCACCATGGTGTCGCGCGACGCGCTGATCGTCTGCGCCGTTGTGTTGTCCACCGTCATGGCCCATCCGGTCGAGATGAAACCGCTGTTCGTGTCGAAGGCCAACACCGCCATCCAGATCGTGCTGGCCGCGACTGTGCTGGGCGAACTCGCCCTTGTCGTTCACCTCGACCCGCTGAGGCCAGCTCTCATATTGCTGTCCGGGGTCTTGACCGTGGCTTCGGCCGCGGCCTATCTCGTGGCTTGGCTGAGGCACATGAGCGGCTATGGCGAAGGCTCCAATCCGGACACCTGA
- a CDS encoding phosphoribosylglycinamide formyltransferase: MSAQRKRTVVLISGRGSNMTALIAAASDPAFPAEIVGVISDKADAAGLGIARARGIATQVIALADHGSKQAHDAAIDAALAAFNAEIVALAGYMRILTSGFVQKWQGRMINIHPALLPAFKGLDTHARALAAGMRIHGCTVHFVTSEMDDGPIIAQAAVPVMVGDTADTLAARVLKTEHRLYPLALGLVAEGKARMEAGRTVLAHFADDADNGTSVVMAPDPLREEADLEHLARITP; the protein is encoded by the coding sequence ATGAGCGCGCAGAGGAAACGTACTGTCGTCTTGATCTCGGGGCGCGGCTCCAACATGACAGCGCTGATCGCGGCGGCCAGCGACCCGGCCTTCCCGGCCGAGATCGTCGGCGTCATTTCCGACAAGGCCGACGCAGCCGGTCTCGGCATCGCCAGGGCGCGCGGCATCGCCACACAGGTCATCGCGCTCGCCGACCATGGCAGCAAGCAGGCGCATGATGCCGCCATCGACGCGGCGCTTGCGGCCTTCAATGCCGAGATCGTGGCGCTGGCCGGCTATATGCGCATCCTCACATCAGGCTTTGTCCAGAAATGGCAGGGCCGCATGATCAACATCCACCCTGCCCTGCTGCCGGCTTTCAAGGGGCTCGACACCCATGCGCGCGCGCTGGCCGCCGGCATGCGCATCCATGGCTGCACCGTGCATTTCGTCACCTCCGAGATGGATGACGGCCCGATCATTGCCCAGGCAGCCGTGCCGGTGATGGTCGGCGACACTGCGGATACGCTGGCTGCCCGCGTGCTGAAGACCGAACACCGGCTTTATCCTCTGGCGCTGGGGCTGGTCGCCGAAGGCAAGGCGCGCATGGAGGCCGGCCGCACCGTGCTTGCCCACTTTGCCGACGATGCCGACAACGGCACCTCGGTGGTGATGGCCCCCGACCCGCTGCGTGAGGAAGCCGACCTCGAGCACCTGGCGCGCATCACGCCGTGA
- a CDS encoding histidine phosphatase family protein: protein MKQLLLLRHAKSSWDDPALDDFDRPLAERGLMAARLMGRELAARDWLPELALVSPALRTRDTWRLVAAELPAHPQVVFAKALYDASATDILSQLHQADPASNSLLVVGHNPGLEDLAKQLAGPGSEAKARKKLEEKFPTSALARFIFESDWSGLSSARLTHCLRPKDLG from the coding sequence ATGAAACAGCTTCTCCTCCTGCGCCACGCAAAATCGAGCTGGGACGACCCTGCTCTCGATGATTTCGACCGTCCCCTGGCCGAACGTGGATTGATGGCAGCCCGCTTGATGGGACGTGAGCTTGCGGCGCGCGACTGGCTGCCGGAACTGGCGCTGGTGTCGCCGGCACTGCGCACACGCGACACCTGGCGGCTGGTCGCTGCGGAACTGCCTGCGCATCCCCAGGTCGTATTCGCCAAGGCGCTCTACGATGCTTCAGCGACGGATATTCTGAGCCAGCTTCATCAAGCCGACCCGGCGAGCAACAGCTTGCTGGTGGTCGGCCACAATCCGGGCCTGGAAGATCTTGCCAAACAGCTTGCCGGACCAGGGTCAGAGGCGAAGGCGCGCAAGAAGCTCGAGGAAAAGTTCCCGACGTCAGCTCTTGCGCGCTTCATCTTTGAGAGCGACTGGTCCGGCCTGTCCTCCGCCCGGCTGACACATTGTCTGCGGCCAAAGGATCTGGGCTAG
- a CDS encoding DUF680 domain-containing protein: MHKIALTTAAILVAAGSAFAGSDHYGSNNANQPVVSVDHAVTGSVKTVAGHKAADTKMKVATNRPDSGQGIWGN, translated from the coding sequence ATGCACAAGATCGCTCTCACCACCGCCGCCATTCTCGTTGCCGCGGGCAGCGCCTTTGCCGGCAGCGACCACTACGGCTCCAACAATGCCAACCAGCCGGTTGTCAGCGTTGACCACGCCGTCACCGGCTCGGTGAAGACCGTGGCTGGGCACAAGGCTGCGGATACCAAGATGAAGGTCGCAACCAACCGGCCTGACTCCGGCCAGGGCATCTGGGGCAACTGA
- a CDS encoding DUF680 domain-containing protein: MTKIALTAVAILVATGSAFANGSDHYGSNNANQPVASQSLSNIDTSHTGSILKSEKAQGDANAKVPAQSGQGIWGH; this comes from the coding sequence ATGACCAAGATCGCACTCACCGCCGTCGCCATTCTCGTTGCCACGGGCAGCGCCTTTGCCAACGGCAGCGACCACTATGGCTCCAACAATGCCAACCAGCCGGTTGCCAGCCAGTCGCTTTCCAACATCGATACCTCGCACACCGGCTCGATCCTGAAGTCCGAAAAGGCACAGGGCGACGCCAACGCCAAGGTGCCGGCTCAGTCTGGCCAGGGCATCTGGGGTCACTGA
- a CDS encoding DUF680 domain-containing protein codes for MTKIALTAAAILVATGTVFAGSDHYGSANANQPAATVDNSFTGSIQKSNSTVEKPVTQGSDRNLFGNR; via the coding sequence GTGACCAAGATCGCTCTTACCGCCGCCGCCATCCTCGTTGCCACGGGCACTGTTTTTGCCGGCAGCGACCACTATGGCTCGGCCAACGCCAATCAGCCTGCTGCTACCGTCGACAACTCGTTCACCGGCTCGATCCAGAAGTCGAACTCCACCGTCGAGAAGCCGGTCACGCAGGGTTCCGACCGCAACCTGTTCGGCAACCGCTAA
- a CDS encoding 4-hydroxy-tetrahydrodipicolinate reductase, translating to MPQTPIRIALSGALGRMGRQMADAVQGDARLALAARFHRPGIVGEGLVSLDEALAMADVVIDFTTPAASAELARVCAERDGPALIIGSTGFDTSELAAIADAAKTVPIVRSGSFSLGLNMLVGLVERAARALDPDDWDVEIVEAHHRHKIDAPSGTALMLGQAAAGGRGIELETVARRVRDGVIGPRPAGEIGFAVMRGGSIIGEHSVSFCAEGETVTLSHAAGDRVMFARGAIAAALWVAGRPPGEYDMRDVLGFERPGINSG from the coding sequence GTGCCCCAAACACCGATCAGGATTGCCCTCTCGGGTGCGCTGGGCCGCATGGGCCGCCAGATGGCGGACGCCGTGCAGGGCGATGCGCGGCTGGCGCTCGCTGCCCGCTTCCACCGGCCGGGCATCGTCGGCGAAGGGCTGGTGAGCCTCGACGAGGCGCTTGCCATGGCCGATGTGGTGATCGATTTCACCACGCCGGCCGCGTCGGCCGAGCTGGCCAGGGTTTGCGCCGAACGCGACGGGCCGGCCCTCATCATTGGCTCGACGGGCTTCGATACTTCTGAATTGGCTGCTATCGCCGACGCCGCGAAAACGGTTCCCATCGTGCGCTCCGGCAGCTTTTCGCTTGGGCTCAACATGCTGGTCGGATTGGTCGAGCGGGCGGCACGTGCGCTCGATCCCGACGACTGGGATGTCGAGATTGTCGAGGCGCATCACCGCCACAAGATCGACGCGCCATCGGGGACGGCGCTGATGCTGGGCCAAGCCGCGGCCGGCGGGCGCGGCATCGAACTGGAGACGGTCGCAAGGCGTGTACGTGACGGCGTCATCGGCCCGCGTCCGGCCGGCGAGATCGGCTTTGCGGTGATGCGTGGCGGCAGCATCATCGGCGAGCACAGCGTCAGCTTCTGCGCCGAGGGCGAGACGGTGACCTTGTCGCATGCGGCCGGCGACCGCGTCATGTTCGCCCGTGGCGCCATCGCCGCCGCACTCTGGGTGGCGGGGCGCCCGCCCGGCGAATACGACATGCGCGACGTGCTGGGGTTTGAACGCCCCGGCATAAATAGCGGATAA
- a CDS encoding ATP-dependent helicase, translating into MNLATADSTFREPTVQPAYLARLNDAQRQAVEHGDGKIAGPLLVIAGAGSGKTNTLAHRVAHLIVKGADPRRILLMTFSRRAASEMARRVERIAGEVLGRDAAVITDALTWAGTFHGIGARLLRDYALEIGLDPAFTIHDREDSADLMNLVRHELGFSKTEARFPTKGTCLAIYSRAVNAQAPLNEVLGSAFPWCAGWAEQLKQLFAGYVEAKQAQNVLDYDDLLLYWAQMAAEPEIAMHLGGRFDHVLVDEYQDTNRLQSSILLALKPDGAGLTVVGDDAQSIYSFRAAEVRNILDFPNQFAQAADVVMLERNYRSTETILAAANAVIGEASERFTKNLWSERKSTDRPRLVTVRDEVEQANFVCDTILAEREAGTALKSQAVLFRASHHSGPLEIELTRRNIPFVKFGGLKFLDAAHVKDVLAVLRFAENPRDRVAGFRVLQLMPGIGPSAAAQIVETMTTALDEAMGLAGWRPPQRAADDWPGFVSLYSGLRAGAKWPADLEQIRLWYEPHLERIHEDATTRRADLLQLEQIGSGYASRERFLTELTLDPPDATSDQAGPPHRDEDYLILSTIHSAKGQEWKNVFVLNTVDGCIPADLGVGTKEDIEEERRLLYVAMTRAKDNLNLVMPQRFFPHGQAARGDRHLYASRTRFIPASILAAFQQVSWPSAQTAQGRAARPEVRVDIGARMRGMWK; encoded by the coding sequence ATGAACCTCGCCACCGCTGATTCGACCTTTCGGGAACCGACCGTCCAGCCTGCCTATCTCGCCCGGCTGAACGATGCTCAGCGCCAGGCCGTCGAGCATGGCGACGGCAAGATCGCCGGACCGCTGCTGGTCATTGCCGGCGCGGGTTCGGGCAAGACCAACACGCTGGCGCATCGTGTCGCCCATCTGATCGTCAAGGGCGCCGACCCGCGCCGCATCCTGCTGATGACCTTTTCACGGCGTGCCGCGTCCGAAATGGCCAGGCGTGTCGAGCGCATCGCTGGCGAGGTGCTCGGCCGCGATGCCGCTGTCATCACCGATGCGCTGACCTGGGCCGGCACCTTTCACGGCATCGGCGCGCGGCTGCTGCGCGACTATGCGCTGGAGATCGGGCTTGACCCGGCCTTCACCATCCATGATCGCGAGGATTCCGCCGACCTGATGAATCTGGTTCGCCACGAGCTCGGCTTCTCGAAGACGGAAGCGCGTTTCCCCACCAAGGGAACCTGCCTTGCCATCTATTCGCGCGCCGTCAACGCGCAGGCGCCGCTTAACGAGGTGCTGGGGTCTGCCTTTCCCTGGTGCGCCGGCTGGGCGGAGCAGTTGAAGCAATTGTTCGCCGGTTACGTCGAGGCGAAGCAGGCGCAAAACGTGCTCGATTACGACGATTTGCTGCTCTACTGGGCGCAGATGGCGGCCGAGCCTGAAATAGCGATGCATCTCGGTGGACGTTTCGACCATGTGCTGGTCGATGAATACCAGGACACAAATCGCTTGCAGTCCTCCATCCTGCTGGCACTGAAACCCGACGGCGCCGGGCTGACTGTGGTCGGCGACGACGCGCAGTCGATCTATTCGTTCCGTGCCGCCGAGGTGCGCAACATCCTCGACTTTCCAAACCAGTTCGCGCAAGCCGCCGACGTGGTGATGCTGGAGCGCAACTACCGTTCGACCGAAACCATTCTTGCCGCCGCCAATGCGGTGATCGGCGAGGCCTCGGAGCGCTTCACCAAAAACCTGTGGTCGGAGCGCAAGTCGACCGACAGACCAAGACTGGTCACCGTGCGCGACGAGGTCGAGCAGGCCAATTTCGTCTGTGACACCATCCTCGCCGAGCGCGAAGCCGGCACGGCCCTGAAATCCCAGGCGGTGCTGTTTCGCGCCTCGCATCATAGCGGGCCGCTGGAGATCGAACTGACGCGGCGCAACATTCCCTTCGTCAAGTTCGGCGGCCTGAAGTTCCTCGATGCCGCCCATGTCAAGGATGTGCTGGCGGTGCTGCGCTTTGCCGAAAACCCGCGCGACCGGGTCGCCGGCTTCCGCGTTCTGCAACTGATGCCGGGCATCGGCCCTTCGGCCGCCGCGCAGATCGTCGAGACCATGACGACGGCGCTCGACGAAGCGATGGGGCTGGCAGGCTGGCGTCCGCCGCAACGCGCAGCGGACGACTGGCCGGGCTTCGTCTCACTCTATTCCGGCCTGCGGGCCGGCGCCAAATGGCCGGCCGATCTCGAACAGATCAGGCTGTGGTACGAGCCGCATCTGGAGCGCATCCACGAGGATGCGACGACGCGCCGGGCCGACCTGCTGCAGCTCGAGCAGATCGGCTCTGGCTATGCCTCGCGCGAACGGTTCCTCACCGAACTGACGCTCGACCCGCCGGACGCCACCAGCGACCAGGCCGGACCGCCGCATCGTGACGAGGACTATCTGATCCTGTCGACCATCCATTCGGCCAAGGGCCAGGAATGGAAGAATGTCTTCGTACTCAACACGGTCGACGGCTGCATTCCGGCCGATCTCGGCGTCGGCACAAAGGAGGATATCGAGGAGGAGCGCCGGCTGCTCTACGTGGCGATGACGCGGGCCAAGGACAATCTCAACCTGGTCATGCCGCAGCGCTTCTTTCCGCACGGCCAGGCGGCGCGCGGCGACCGCCATCTCTATGCCTCGCGCACCCGCTTCATCCCCGCTTCGATTCTCGCCGCGTTCCAGCAGGTATCGTGGCCGAGCGCGCAGACGGCACAGGGCAGGGCGGCCCGGCCGGAGGTGCGCGTCGACATCGGCGCGCGCATGCGCGGCATGTGGAAATAG
- a CDS encoding IS110 family transposase encodes MSELATVGIDLAKSVFQIHGVDENGRVLVRRQLRRSQLLAFFQKRPRCLIGMEACAGSHDWGRRLQQMGHDVRLMPPSYVKPYVKRGKTDAADAAAICEAVTRPSMRFVAIKSEACSSVLVLHRTRDFLVRQRTQIGNAIRAHMTEFGIIAAKGAQNVDRLKEQLDLLPEVARMPVSLLFDQLAETNKRIERLTDEIEETYEQSETSQRLATIPGVGMLTATIIAATTPDVDNFDCARDYAAWLGLTPKPHSTGGKQRVGRISKMGNRYIRRLLYLGAMAQIMLRRRLKREPGSDWLSSMLNRKKAKVVAIALAHRMARTIFAVLRDGSRYEPQTA; translated from the coding sequence ATGTCAGAGCTTGCCACAGTCGGTATCGACCTCGCAAAGAGCGTCTTCCAGATTCATGGTGTAGACGAGAACGGTCGGGTTCTCGTGCGCCGCCAGCTTCGCCGCAGCCAGTTGCTCGCGTTTTTCCAGAAGCGTCCGCGATGCCTGATCGGCATGGAGGCTTGCGCAGGCTCTCACGACTGGGGACGCAGACTTCAGCAGATGGGACATGACGTCCGTCTGATGCCGCCGTCTTATGTGAAGCCATACGTGAAGCGTGGGAAGACGGATGCCGCAGACGCGGCCGCCATCTGTGAAGCCGTGACGCGCCCTTCGATGCGGTTTGTCGCCATCAAGAGCGAAGCCTGCTCGTCGGTTCTGGTTCTTCACCGCACGCGGGACTTTCTGGTTCGCCAACGCACGCAGATAGGCAACGCTATCCGAGCCCACATGACGGAGTTCGGCATCATTGCGGCGAAGGGCGCACAGAACGTCGATCGATTGAAGGAACAACTGGATCTGCTGCCGGAAGTGGCCCGGATGCCCGTGAGTTTGCTCTTCGATCAGTTGGCTGAGACGAACAAGCGGATCGAGCGGTTGACCGATGAGATCGAAGAGACCTACGAGCAAAGCGAGACAAGCCAGCGTCTGGCTACGATCCCTGGTGTGGGGATGCTGACGGCGACGATCATCGCGGCGACGACGCCGGATGTCGACAATTTTGATTGCGCGAGAGACTATGCGGCGTGGCTCGGCCTCACGCCCAAACCGCACTCCACCGGCGGCAAGCAGAGGGTGGGCCGGATCTCGAAGATGGGCAACCGTTATATCCGACGTTTGCTGTATCTGGGCGCCATGGCGCAGATCATGCTTAGACGTAGGCTCAAGCGCGAGCCGGGATCGGATTGGCTATCAAGCATGTTGAACCGGAAGAAGGCGAAGGTCGTCGCCATCGCTTTAGCGCATCGCATGGCAAGAACAATCTTCGCCGTCCTCAGGGACGGATCGCGTTACGAGCCGCAGACAGCCTGA
- a CDS encoding IS110 family transposase has translation MEEYIGLDVSMKETAVSIRREGERIWRGKCASDPNIIAELVRKRAPAVKRVVFETGPLSVWFYHALRAKGLPAICIDARHAKAALDMAANKTDANDADGLAQLAEVGFFREVRVKGFDSMLTRTLVSARTRLVRITTELSNQIRGLMKTFGLLVPAGKGTTFEKNVRGLLIDHKELALIVLPMLEAWRGIRIRAAELGRQLVADARQSQACRILMSIPGIGAITATSFATAIEDPGNFKKSRSVGAWIGLTTRRYQSGEVDYDGHISRRGDRHLRGLLYEAASVILTRSTTESTLRTWGLKLRERIGFKRAAVAVARKLAVTMHAMLKTGELFDRNAGATT, from the coding sequence ATGGAAGAATATATCGGTCTCGATGTGTCGATGAAAGAGACGGCAGTTTCGATCCGCCGTGAAGGCGAACGGATCTGGCGCGGGAAGTGCGCATCTGATCCCAACATCATTGCCGAGCTTGTCCGTAAGCGGGCGCCAGCTGTAAAACGAGTGGTGTTCGAAACGGGGCCTCTCTCCGTATGGTTCTATCATGCGCTACGCGCCAAGGGATTACCGGCAATCTGCATCGATGCCCGTCACGCCAAAGCTGCGCTCGATATGGCGGCGAATAAGACGGATGCGAATGATGCCGATGGTTTGGCGCAGCTTGCAGAAGTCGGGTTCTTTCGCGAGGTGCGCGTGAAAGGTTTCGACAGCATGTTGACCCGGACGCTCGTGTCGGCTCGCACCCGGCTGGTCCGAATCACCACCGAGCTTTCAAACCAGATCCGGGGGCTCATGAAGACATTCGGGTTGCTCGTTCCTGCAGGTAAGGGAACCACATTCGAGAAGAACGTTCGGGGCCTTCTTATCGATCACAAGGAACTTGCTCTTATCGTGCTGCCGATGTTGGAAGCCTGGCGCGGGATACGGATTCGTGCCGCCGAGCTTGGGCGCCAGCTCGTCGCAGATGCACGTCAGAGCCAGGCATGCCGCATACTCATGTCGATCCCTGGCATCGGCGCCATCACCGCAACCTCCTTCGCCACTGCCATTGAAGATCCGGGCAACTTCAAGAAGTCCCGATCTGTTGGCGCCTGGATCGGCCTGACGACGCGCCGCTACCAATCCGGAGAAGTCGATTATGACGGCCATATATCCCGACGCGGTGACCGCCATTTGCGAGGGCTTCTCTACGAAGCAGCGTCGGTCATTCTGACGCGTAGCACGACCGAGAGCACCCTGCGGACATGGGGCCTCAAGCTCCGCGAGAGGATCGGCTTCAAACGCGCGGCCGTTGCCGTAGCGCGCAAACTGGCGGTCACGATGCATGCGATGCTCAAGACTGGCGAGCTCTTTGATCGGAACGCAGGAGCAACAACATGA
- the speB gene encoding agmatinase, translating to MTRISLLGIPHDDNSSFAKGSAQAPAHIRPELFCDAYSMWSETGFDLTDRLVDHGDIRFDAATDPWDLIEGEVGRVLETGDPLICLGGDHAISWPVLRAVRRRHSSLTILHIDAHPDMYDAYQGNPRSHTSPFARIMEERLADRLIQVGLRTVNDHHRDQFKRFGVEVIEAARVSDDLRLNLTTPVYISMDLDGLDPAFAPGVSHREPGGLTTRQVITLIQSVNQPIVAADIVELNPARDIANLTAGVAAKLLKEIAGMMVKTRG from the coding sequence ATGACCAGGATTTCACTTCTGGGAATTCCCCACGACGACAATTCGTCCTTCGCCAAGGGGTCGGCGCAAGCGCCCGCCCATATCCGTCCCGAATTGTTCTGCGATGCCTACAGCATGTGGAGCGAAACCGGTTTCGACCTGACGGACAGGCTGGTCGATCATGGCGATATCCGTTTCGACGCCGCCACCGATCCATGGGATCTGATCGAAGGCGAGGTTGGACGCGTGCTGGAAACCGGCGATCCGCTGATCTGCCTCGGCGGCGACCATGCCATCTCCTGGCCGGTGCTGCGCGCGGTGCGCCGCCGGCACTCCAGTCTGACCATTCTGCACATCGACGCGCACCCCGACATGTATGATGCCTATCAGGGCAATCCGCGCTCCCACACCTCGCCCTTTGCCCGCATCATGGAGGAGCGGCTTGCCGACCGCCTCATCCAGGTCGGATTGCGCACCGTCAACGACCACCATCGCGACCAGTTCAAGCGGTTTGGTGTCGAGGTGATCGAGGCCGCAAGGGTCAGCGATGATCTGCGGCTCAACCTCACGACGCCGGTCTATATCTCGATGGATCTCGACGGGCTCGACCCGGCTTTTGCGCCTGGGGTCTCGCATCGCGAACCCGGCGGCCTGACCACCCGTCAGGTCATCACCCTGATTCAGTCCGTCAACCAGCCGATCGTGGCGGCTGATATCGTTGAGTTAAATCCCGCTCGTGACATCGCCAACCTGACCGCCGGCGTGGCGGCAAAACTCCTCAAGGAGATTGCCGGGATGATGGTCAAGACACGCGGGTGA
- a CDS encoding amidohydrolase, whose amino-acid sequence MSELDRDALKQEMIFWRRDLHAHPEFGFEEKRTAAFVAAKLRAFGLDDVTEGVGGTGVVGTLKRGSGNRAIALRADMDALRITEQSDAPYRSGNPGVMHACGHDGHTTMLLGAAKLLAEQGGFDGTVRFIFQPAEEWGRGALAMLDDGLMRRFPFDEIFGLHNMPGLPIGHFETRAGPIMSAEDNFEIVLKGLGGHAARPHAGNETLVAACALVTNLQTIVSRRLSPADISVVSVTELITDGTRNALPGLARILGDARSFRPEVSAEIERQMRIIAEGTAAAYNVTAEVKYSREFVPLRNDAELVDAAFAAARGVFKPGNIAVAREPMTASEDFARFLDHVPGCFVFLGNGEGSAPLHNSSYDFNDDGLLFGTNFHVAVVRQRLEAGK is encoded by the coding sequence ATGTCTGAGCTCGATCGTGATGCGCTGAAGCAGGAGATGATCTTCTGGCGGCGCGATTTGCACGCCCATCCGGAATTCGGCTTCGAGGAGAAGCGTACAGCCGCCTTCGTCGCCGCCAAACTGCGTGCGTTCGGCCTCGATGATGTCACCGAGGGCGTCGGCGGCACCGGCGTCGTCGGCACGCTGAAGCGCGGCAGCGGCAACCGGGCGATTGCGCTCAGGGCCGATATGGATGCGCTGCGCATCACCGAGCAGTCGGACGCACCCTACCGTTCCGGCAATCCCGGCGTCATGCATGCCTGCGGCCATGACGGCCACACCACCATGCTGCTGGGCGCGGCAAAGCTGCTGGCGGAGCAGGGTGGTTTCGACGGCACAGTGCGCTTCATCTTCCAGCCTGCCGAGGAATGGGGCAGGGGCGCACTCGCCATGCTCGACGATGGGCTGATGCGGCGCTTTCCCTTCGACGAGATATTTGGCCTGCACAACATGCCCGGCCTGCCGATCGGGCATTTCGAGACCCGCGCCGGCCCGATCATGTCGGCCGAGGACAATTTCGAGATCGTGCTCAAAGGGCTCGGCGGCCATGCCGCGCGGCCGCATGCGGGAAATGAAACGCTGGTCGCCGCCTGCGCGCTGGTCACCAATCTTCAGACCATCGTCTCGCGCCGGCTGAGCCCGGCCGACATATCGGTGGTTTCGGTGACCGAGCTGATCACCGACGGCACCCGCAACGCTCTGCCCGGCCTTGCCCGCATTCTCGGCGACGCACGCAGCTTCCGCCCCGAGGTCAGTGCCGAGATCGAGCGGCAGATGCGCATCATCGCCGAGGGCACCGCCGCCGCCTACAATGTCACCGCCGAGGTCAAGTACAGCCGGGAGTTCGTGCCGCTGCGCAACGATGCCGAACTGGTCGATGCCGCGTTCGCGGCCGCGCGAGGTGTCTTCAAGCCCGGCAATATCGCTGTCGCCCGCGAGCCGATGACCGCCTCCGAGGATTTCGCCCGTTTCCTCGATCACGTGCCGGGCTGCTTCGTCTTCCTCGGCAACGGCGAGGGCTCGGCGCCGCTGCACAATTCCAGCTACGACTTCAACGATGACGGGCTGCTGTTCGGCACGAATTTCCATGTCGCGGTGGTCAGGCAAAGGCTCGAAGCCGGGAAATGA